From a region of the Helianthus annuus cultivar XRQ/B chromosome 5, HanXRQr2.0-SUNRISE, whole genome shotgun sequence genome:
- the LOC110943933 gene encoding PKS-NRPS hybrid synthetase CHGG_01239-like, which produces MKKKFYSNFEVCTDCNNDMHKHSSNIEVNSRFKNYGYGYESPYVQQSGYGAENAPVDEPNYPVHQVCQDYGYGYESLYVQQSGYGAENAPVDEPYYPSQPSYPGYGVYGDEGGYGSYSGYGGDGGYGGEGGYNGYGGYGGYDRYGGDGGYSVYDRSRDEVGYGYESRNTSLYEPSTPSNPFQVNERFMSLTDLKNWVQETGKDNGYVIVTRRSKNIGGTTGMVWLVCDRSGEHRSKATVRKAGSKKIGCPFSLLAIRDVTNDTWELKVDCANHNHEPTTSLLGHAFVRRFTKAEYKLVEQLTAQNMEPRIIFQTLRKQFPDSLHVQKDVQNAVQKIRATIMDGKNPIQALESLLHDRRFIYDTRQDPKTDVVTEIFFVHPYSITMWRAFPHVMLIDATYKTNLYNMPFVQVVGMTSTGKSFCIAHAVICKERRGNYVWVLERIKSILHECMMPRVIVTDRELALINACSKVFPNAKRLLCHFHIQQNIARKCKEGFDKEDWGKFMSYWRTLCESSSEPMYKYNLEKMYNRLVVANRESVYDYVYENWLKDYKEMFVYAWTDKCRNFGQRTTNRVESQHANLKRYITRGSSLERIARCIIDIVETQYDEIQKSFTESIEKTMNHHRHRMLDNLRGKVSHEALDLLEKELLRKMDVLRKLNASCGCHMWLSKGLPCACRLENYNRTGRIIQLDEIDVFWRKLDLLPCKLVDEEVDIVAELNNVRQHLEAQSPVQQKSMLSKIKAVFTPKSSTKKPPIVQQNTRGRPTSKKVQERLDEAARLDQAARYSSYGEDSNVITASPKHRYDLPRHSSYVPSEGSRGTGSFVKSEKPKMQPNSSTSSKKKETRDDKVFPLIKGDEHLLCIKRFKNQIPSEFRSYISRIQDVTPDGHCGYRSVAVGLGFTEHAWPNIRRDLLLEIDHNKPRWKHVFETYNEGDFKRIRKSIEWHSVKGCDQSHWMEMPHVGLLIAQRYNIVLHVLSIEWSSTIFPLTDAPLDPRPQAITLVHVHGGHFIHAKLEGDYPMPLVNPMWSAHRSIAAKRWEEMYTPQLEHYYELMHPKSDRDKDREPSLNVIED; this is translated from the exons ATGAAGAAAAAGTTTTATTCAAACTTTGAAG TTTGCACTGATTGTAACAATGATATGCATAAACATTCATCCAACATTGAAGTCAACTCAAGATTTAAGA ATTACGGATACGGGTATGAATCTCCGTACGTGCAACAAAGTGGATACGGTGCTGAGaatgcacctgttgatgaaccaaattaTCCGGTGCATCAAGTGTGTCAAGATTACGGATACGGGTATGAATCTCTGTACGTGCAACAAAGTGGATACGGTGCTGAGaatgcacctgttgatgaaccatattacccgTCGCAGCCATCGTATCCGGGTTATGGGGTATACGGGGACGAAGGTGGATACGGAAGTTACAGTGGAtacggtggtgatggtggatacgggggtgaaggtggttaCAATGGATATGGGGGCTACGGTGGATACGATAGATATGGGGGTGACGGTGGTTACAGTGTATACGACAGATCTAGGGATGAAGTTGGATATGGTTATGAGTCCCGTAACACATCACTTTATGAACCATCTACCCCGAGCAATCCATTTCAAGTAAATGAG cgtttcatgtctctaactgatttgaagaattgggtacaagaaacGGGAAAGGATAATGGTTACGTAATTGTTACCCGCCGATCAAAAAATATTGGCGGTACTACTGGGATGGTATGGCTTGTGTGCGACCGTAGTGGTGAACACCGTAGTAAAGCAACAGTTAGGAAAGCTGGTAGCAAAAAAATCGGCTGCCCGTTTTCATTACTCGCCATCCGGGACGTGACGAACGACACGTGGGAGTTAAAAGTGGACTGTGCGAACCATAACCACGAACCTACGACGAGTCTGTTGGGCCACGCTTTTGTGCGAAGATTCACTAAAGCCGAATACAAGCTAGTGGAGCAGCTAactgctcaaaacatggagccacgTATCATATTTCAAACCCTAAGAAAGCAGTTCCCCGACAGCCTGCACGTTCAGAAAGACGTGCAAAATGCGGTACAAAAAATTAGAGCGACAATAATGGACGGAAAGAATCCTATTCAGGCACTGGAAAGCCTGCTGCATGACCGCCGATTCATTTACGACACCCGACAAGATCCCAAAACAGATGTCGTAACAGAGATTTTCTTTGTTCATCCTTATTCAATCActatgtggcgtgcattcccgcaCGTGATGTTGATCGACGCGACCTACAAAACAAACCTCTACAACATGCCATTTGTCCAGGTTGTGGGTATGACGTCGACTGGGAAGTCTTTTTGTATCGCACATGCCGTTATTTGTAAAGAACGAAGGGGTAACTACGTGTGGGTGCTTGAGCGGATCAAGTCAATATTGCATGAATGTATGATGCCGCGTGTGATAGTCACGGATAGGGAGCTTGCCCTGATAAACGCGTGTTCTAAAGTATTCCCGAACGCAAAAAGGCTTCTATGCCACTTTCACATCCAACAAAATATAGCTAGAAAGTGCAAGGAAGGGTTCGATAAAGAAGATTGGGGGAAATTTATGTCGTACTGGCGGACATTGTGCGAATCTTCATCAGAGCCCATGTACAAGTACAACTTGGAGAAAATGTATAACCGACTCGTGGTTGCCAACCGAGAAA gTGTCTATGATTACGTCTACGAAAACTGGCTCAAAGACTATAAAGAAATGTTCGTTTATGCGTGGACCGATAAGTGTCGCAACTTTGGTCAGCGCACCAccaacagagttgagagccagcACGCAAATTTAAAAAGATACATTACGCGCGGGAGTTCATTGGAGCGAATAGCAAGATGCATCATTGATATAGTTGAAACTCAGTATGATGAAATACAAAAAAGTTTCACTGAGAGCATCGAAAAAACGATGAACCACCATAGACACCGAATGTTGGACAACCTACGTGGAAAGGTTTCCCATGAAGCACTTGATTTGCTGGAAAAAGagctactgaggaagatggatgtgTTGCGGAAACTTAACGCATCATGTGGTTGCCATATGTGGCTTAGCAAAGGATTGCCGTGTGCTTGTAGACTGGAAAACTACAACCGTAcag GGCGTATAATACAACTCGACGAGATAGATGTATTCTGGCGTAAGCTTGACTTGCTCCCTTGTAAACTGGTAGACGAGGAGGTCGATATTGTAGCAGAGCTCAATAATGTGCGGCAACATTTAGAGGCGCAGTCCCCCGTTCAGCAAAAGAGTATGCTTTCAAAGATAAAAGCGGTTTTCACCCCGAAATCGTCAACCAAGAAACCACCGATCGTCCAGCAAAACACTCGCGGTCGGCCTACATCAAAGAAAGTACAAGAAAGGCTAGATGAAGCTGCGAGGTTAGACCAAGCTGCGAGATACAGCTCCTATGGCGAGGACAGCAATGTAATTACCGCTTCCCCCAAGCATAGGTACGATTTACCCCGACACAGCTCATACGTACCGTCAGAGGGCTCTCGTGGAACTGGTTCGTTTGTGaagtctgaaaaacctaaaatgcAACCAAACAGTtcaacaagttctaaaaagaagGAGACGAGGGATGATAAGGTTTTTCCATTAATAAAGGGGGACGAGCACTTGTTATGCATTAAGAGGTTTAAGAATCAAATTCCATCAGAGTTTCGCTCTTACATATCGCGTATACAAGATGTGACCCCAGACGGTCATTGTGGGTACAGGTCTGTGGCTGTCGGGTTAGGTTTTACGGAACACGCATGGCCCAATATTCGAAGAGATTTACTACTGGAGATTGACCATAACAAACCGCGTTGGAAGCATGTATTCGAAACATATAACGAAGGAGACTTTAAACGAATACGTAAGAGCATCGAATGGCATTCAGTGAAAGGGTGCGATCAAAGTCACTGGATGGAAATGCCCCACGTAGGGCTTCTCATAGCGCAAAGGTATAATATTGTCCTCCACGTGCTAAGCATTGAATGGAGCTCTACCATCTTCCCATTAACGGATGCCCCACTAGATCCACGACCTCAAGCGATAACGCTTGTACATGTTCACGGGGGACACTTCATACATGCTAAGTTGGAAGGAGACTACCCCATGCCTTTAGTGAACCCGATGTGGTCGGCACATCGATCAATAGCTGCGAAACGGTGGGAAGAAATGTATACACCGCAGTTAGAGCACTACTACGAGTTAATGCATCCTAAATCAGACCGAGACAAAGACAGAGAACCGAGTTTAAATGTTATCGAAGATTAA